In Solanum pennellii chromosome 3, SPENNV200, a single window of DNA contains:
- the LOC107012887 gene encoding exonuclease 1 isoform X1 yields the protein MGIKDLLRFMKPYVETAHIKKYAGKRVGIDAYSWLHKGAYSCSMELCLNSEGDKKLQYLNYFMHRINMLRHYKITPVVVFDGGNLPCKSATEDERHKRRKTNRDQATLKLKEGNVAGAVELFQRAVSVTPSMAHHLIQILKSENIEFVVAPYEADAQLAYLSNLKEEKNGIVAVISEDSDLLAYGCPAVFFKMDAHGNGQEVVLDHVFSCDTRVPSFRHFNKDLFTGMCVLAGCDFLPSVPGIGITRAYNLVSKYRNLDRVLSMLKFEKGDQMPEDYTKSFREAVAVFHHARIYDVSLKRMKHLKPIPEELLQFLDEELDFLGPEILPSLAMSIAQGNIDPCTMEAFDVFPSKVNHVSTANIKKISGPFSRQEAFTQASKDSSVFAISSSKSRKETTVVETTQASGAEQTQCPFMDESECLEEAVALQNMICPSISTRKMVAEAKKSHRKEVLKVPDNNPFRKRKVEEFEPDEMDSVTELVSAVTDVESLEVICTIPESQQSVESKPVKRIELKRVTKEKKVKRSNSQSSENKKNTILNFFSRV from the exons atggGTATCAAAGATCTCCTCCGGTTCATGAAGCCCTATGTTGAAACTGCCCACATAAAAAAATACGCCGGCAAAAGG GTGGGAATCGATGCTTATTCTTGGCTTCACAAAGGag CATATTCATGTAGTATGGAGCTTTGCCTTAATTCGGAGGGTGATAAGAAATTGCAGTACTTGAATTACTTCATGCATCGAATCAATATGCTTCGACATTATAAGATCACTCCTGTAGTTGTTTTTGATGGTGGCAACTTACCCTGCAAGAGTGCTACTGAAGACGAGAGACACAA GAGAAGGAAAACAAATAGAGATCAGGCAACGTTGAAGCTAAAGGAAGGCAATGTTGCTGGCGCCGTTGAGCTCTTCCAG AGGGCTGTGAGTGTCACTCCTTCAATGGCGCATCATCTCATACAG ATTCTGAAGTCAGAGAATATAGAATTCGTTGTCGCACCATATGAAGCGGATGCACAATTAGCCTACTTGTCTAACctcaaagaagaaaagaatggaATTGTGGCAGTGATTTCTGAAGATAGTGACTTACTAGCATATGGCTGTCCCGCT GTTTTCTTTAAGATGGATGCCCATGGAAATGGTCAAGAAGTGGTACTAGACCATGTTTTCAGTTGTGATACTCGTGTTCCTTCCTTCAGACATTTCAACAAAGATTTATTTACAG GCATGTGTGTATTAGCTGGCTGTGATTTTCTTCCTTCAGTCCCTGGTATAGGAATTACTAGAGCTTATAATCTGGTCTCCAAATATCGCAACTTAGATCGA GTTCTTTCCATGTTAAAGTTTGAGAAAGGAGATCAAATGCCCGAAGATTACACAAAATCATTTCGAGAAGCAGTTGCAGTTTTCCATCATGCTAGAAT ATATGATGTTAGTTTGAAGCGGATGAAGCACTTGAAACCCATCCCAGAAGAGCTGTTGCAGTTTTTAGACGAAGAACTTGACTTCTTAGGACC AGAAATTCTTCCGTCATTGGCAATGTCAATTGCTCAAGGTAACATAGATCCTTGTACAATGGAGGCCTTCGATGTCTTTCCCAGTAAAGTAAATCATGTGTCTACTGCAAACATCAAGAAAATTTCTGGTCCCTTCTCTCGACAAGAGGCATTTACTCAAGCTTCAAAAGACAGCAGCGTTTTTGCTATTTCTTCAAGTAAATCCAGAAAAGAAACAACAG TGGTGGAGACAACACAAGCCTCTGGTGCTGAACAGACGCAGTGTCCGTTTATGGATGAAAGTGAATGCTTGGAGGAAGCAGTAGCTCTTCAAAACATGATATGCCCTTCAATATCAACTCGGAAGATGGTGGCAGAAGCGAAAAAGAGTCATCGAAAAGAAGTGCTGAAAGTTCCAGATAATAatccttttaggaaaagaaaaGTGGAGGAATTTGAGCCAGATGAGATGGATAGTGTTACTGAACTAGTCTCAGCCGTTACTGATGTTGAAAGCCTGGAAGTTATATGCACAATTCCAGAATCACAACAGAGTGTGGAATCTAAGCCAGTTAAAAGGATTGAGTTAAAAAGAGTTACCaaagaaaagaaggttaagaggAGTAATAGCCAAAGTtcagaaaataagaaaaacactATACTAAATTTCTTTTCTCGagtgtaa
- the LOC107014337 gene encoding beta-glucosidase 44-like has product MKANPPCLILLLLISATVLTVHSDDDDDDVSPENTILDTGGLSRESFPKGFIFGTATSAYQVEGSASTEGRGPSIWDTFLKIPGLEPNNANGEIAVDQYHRYKEDIDLMAKLNFEAYRFSISWSRIFPNGTGKVNWKGVAYYNRLIDYMLKRGITPYANLNHYDLPQALQDRYNGWLGREVVKDFADYAEFCFKTFGDRVKNWFSFNEPRVVAALGYDNGFFAPGRCSKPFGNCTEGDSATEPYIVAHNLILCHASAAQRYHEKYQEKQKGKFGILLDFVWYEPLTKGKADNYAAQRARDFHLGWFLHPLVYGEYPKTMQNIVGTRLPKFSKEEVKMVKGSFDYVGINQYTSYYMYDPHYTTPQPLGYQQDWNVGFAYDRKGVPIGPRAHSYWLYIVPWGLYKAINYVKEHYGNPTIILAENGMDYAGNITLPKALHDTKRINYYKSYLQQLKKTVDDGANVIGYFAWSLLDNFEWRLGYTSRFGIVYVDFNTLKRYPKMSAYWFKKLLKRQKH; this is encoded by the exons ATGAAAGCAAATCCTCCCTGTCTAATTTTGCTTCTGCTAATTTCAGCTACTGTACTTACCGTACAttctgatgatgatgatgatgacgtgTCGCCGGAAAATACCATATTAGACACCGGAGGTTTGAGTAGAGAAAGTTTTCCGAAGGGATTTATATTCGGAACAGCAACTTCAGCTTACCAAGTTGAAGGTTCTGCCAGTACTGAAGGCCGTGGACCTAGTATTTGGGACACTTTCCTTAAAATACCTG GACTTGAACCAAACAATGCCAATGGAGAAATTGCTGTCGATCAATATCATCGATACAag GAAGATATTGATCTGATGGCGAAGCTGAACTTTGAAGCTTATCGTTTTTCAATTTCGTGGTCAAGGATCTTCCCAa ATGGAACTGGTAAAGTGAACTGGAAGGGAGTTGCTTATTATAATAGATTGATCGATTATATGCTCAAAAGAG GTATTACCCCATATGCTAATCTGAATCACTATGATTTACCACAAGCACTTCAAGATAGGTACAACGGATGGTTGGGCCGTGAAGTCGT GAAGGATTTTGCTGATTATGCAGAGTTTTGTTTTAAGACATTTGGAGACAGAGTGAAGAATTGGTTCTCGTTTAATGAGCCAAGAGTCGTTGCTGCCTTAGGGTACGATAACGGATTCTTTGCACCTGGAAGATGTTCAAAGCCTTTTGGAAACTGCACAGAAGGGGATTCCGCTACTGAGCCTTATATTGTtgcacacaatctcatcttaTGTCATGCTTCTGCAGCACAGAGATACCATGAGAAGTATCAA GAGAAACAGAAAGGGAAGTTTGGCATTCTATTGGATTTTGTGTGGTACGAACCTCTAACAAAAGGAAAAGCCGACAACTATGCTGCTCAAAGAGCTAGAGATTTTCATTTGGGATG GTTCTTGCATCCTCTTGTATATGGTGAGTACCCAAAAACCATGCAAAATATTGTGGGAACGCGATTACCCAAGTTCTCGAAAGAAGAGGTTAAGATGGTGAAGGGATCATTTGATTATGTGGGCATAAACCAGTACACTTCCTACTACATGTATGACCCTCATTATACCACACCGCAACCCTTGGGCTACCAACAGGACTGGAATGTTGGATTTGCTT ATGACCGCAAGGGAGTACCAATTGGTCCTAGG GCACATTCATACTGGCTCTACATCGTGCCATGGGGTCTATATAAAGCTATCAACTATGTTAAAGAACACTACGGAAATCCTACTATTATTCTAGCAGAAAATG GTATGGATTACGCGGGCAACATTACCCTTCCAAAAGCTTTACATGACACCAAAAGGATCAACTACTATAAGAGCTATTTGCAACAACTGAAGAAGACAGTGGATGATGGAGCTAATGTCATAGGCTACTTCGCGTGGTCATTGCTTGACAACTTTGAATGGAGATTGGGTTATACTTCCAGATTTGGCATTGTCTATGTTGATTTCAATACCCTCAAACGATACCCGAAGATGTCAGCATATTGGTTCAAGAAATTGCTTAAGCGCCAGAAGCATTAA
- the LOC107014336 gene encoding actin-interacting protein 1-2 encodes MADLKETYACIPSTERGRGILISGDPKSNSILYCNGRSVIIRYLDRPLQVAVYGEHAYQATVARYSPNGEWIASADVSGTVRIWGTHNDFVLKKEFRVLSGRIDDLQWSPDGMRIVACGDGKGKSLVRAFMWDSGTNVGEFDGHSRRVLSCAFKPTRPFRIATCGEDFLMNFYEGPPFKFKLSHREHSNFVNCLRFSPDGSKLISVSSDKKGIIYDAKTGDIIGELSSEGGHQGSIYAVSWSPDSKQVLTVSADKSAKVWDISDDGKGKVKKTLASPGSGGVEDMLVGCLWQNDHLVTVSLGGTISIFSASDLEKPPVSFSGHMKNVNSLAVLRSDPKIILSTSYDGLIVKWIQGIGYSGKLDRKVTSQIKCFAVVEGELVSCAFDNKIWRVSLLGDQCGDANSIDVGTQPKDLSLALNSPEVTLVSFETGVILLRGTKVLSTINLGFTVTASVISPDGTEAIVGGQDGKLHFYSITGDSLNEEVVLEKHRGAITIIRYSPDVSMFASADVNREAVVWDRASREVKLNNMLYHTARINCLDWSPDNTMVATGSLDTCVIIYDISKPASHRITIKGAHLGGVYGLAFTDERSIVSSGEDACVRVWGITPQ; translated from the exons ATGGCTGACCTCAAAGAAACTTACGCTTGTATACCTTCTACCGAACGAGGTCGCGGTATTCTCATTTCGGGTGACCCCAAATCCAACTCTATCCTTTATTGTAATGGCCGATCCGTTATTATCCGGTATCTCGACCGCCCGCTCCAAGTTGCAGTTTACGGGGAGCATGCTTATCAGGCTACAGTCGCTCGTTATTCTCCTAATGGTGAATGGATCGCTTCTGCTGATGTTTCAGGTACTGTTCGGATCTGGGGGACCCATAATGACTTCGTTCTTAAGAAAGAGTTTCGGGTACTATCGGGTCGGATCGATGACCTTCAATGGTCTCCTGATGGAATGCGCATTGTTGCTTGTGGTGATGGCAAGGGAAAATCACTTGTTCGTGCCTTCAT GTGGGACTCAGGAACAAATGTGGGTGAATTTGATGGCCATTCAAGGAGAGTTTTGAGTTGCGCTTTTAAACCCACAAGACCATTCCGCATAGCCACTTGCGGCGAAGACTTCTTAATGAACTTTTATGAAGGACCACCATTTAAATTCAAGCTGTCTCACAG GGAGCATTCAAATTTTGTCAATTGTTTGAGGTTCTCTCCAGACGGAAGCAAACTTATCAGTGTAAGCTCGGACAAGAAGGGCATTATTTATGATGCCAAAACAGGAGATATAATTGGAGAGCTGTCATCTGAGGGTGGTCATCAAGGAAGTATATATGCTGTTAGTTGGAGTCCCGATAGTAAACAG GTGCTCACAGTCTCTGCTGATAAGTCAGCAAAAGTATGGGATATATCTGATGATGGAAAAGGGAAAGTGAAGAAAACACTGGCTTCTCCTGGTTCTGGTGGAGTTGAGGACATGCTAGTTGGGTGTCTCTGGCAAAATGACCATCTTGTTACTGTTTCTCTTGGTGGAACTATTTCCATATTCTCAGCAAGTGATCTGGAAAAACCTCCCGTGTCATTTTCTGGGCACATGAAAAATGTTAATTCCTTAGCTGTCCTCAGAAGTGACCCGAAAATCATATTGTCCACCAGTTATGATGGTTTGATTGTTAAATGGATTCAAGGCATTGGATATAGTGGGAAATTAGACCGAAAGGTGACTTCTCAAATCAAATGCTTTGCAGTTGTGGAAGGAGAACTTGTGTCATGTGCGTTCGACAACAAG ATCTGGAGAGTATCTCTGCTTGGAGATCAATGTGGAGATGCAAATTCTATAGATGTTGGCACCCAGCCTAAGGACTTAAGCCTTGCCCTTAATTCTCCTGAAGTGACTTTAGTTTCGTTTGAAACTGGAGTCATTCTTCTCCGTGGTACAAAAGTGCTGTCAACCATAAACCTTGGATTTACGGTGACGGCATCTGTTATTTCACCTGATGGAACTGAAGCAATAGTGGGTGGTCAGGATGGTAAACTTCATTTTTATTCCATCACGGGTGATAGTCTCAATGAAGAGGTTGTCCTTGAAAAACACAGGGGAGCTATTACCATTATTCGGTACTCTCCAGATGTTTCCATGTTTGCATCAGCAGATGTGAACCGAGAAGCTGTCGTCTGGGATCGTGCATCTCGCGAG gTTAAACTTAATAATATGTTGTACCATACTGCCCGAATAAATTGCCTGGATTGGTCACCTGATAACACAATGGTAGCTACTGGATCCCTAGACACATGTGTTATAATATATGACATCAGCAAGCCAGCATCGCATAGAATCACTATTAAAGGAGCTCATTTGGGTGGAGTATATGGACTGGCTTTTACTGATGAACGCAGTATAGTGAGTTCTGGCGAGGATGCTTGTGTTCGTGTATGGGGAATCACTCCACAGTAA
- the LOC107015279 gene encoding protein MOTHER of FT and TFL1 isoform X2: protein MGGKVDPLVVGRVIGDVVDMFVPSVTMSVHYANKHVTNGCDIKPSIATEPPKITIGGQPDEFYTLVMTDPDAPSPSEPTMREIVTDIPGCSNVARGKEVLGYVGPRPPVGIHRYILVLFRQTAPMQEIFQAPVARAHFCTRMFAHQLDLGVPVATVYFNAHKEPANRKR, encoded by the exons atggGTGGAAAAGTTGATCCTCTTGTGGTTGGAAGAGTGATTGGTGATGTAGTTGACATGTTTGTGCCTAGTGTAACTATGTCTGTCCATTATGCTAACAAACATGTCACTAATGGTTGTGATATCAAACCATCTATTGCTACTGAACCTCCTAAAATCACCATTGGTGGACAACCTGATGAATTTTACACTCTG GTTATGACGGACCCTGATGCTCCAAGTCCAAGTGAACCAACTATGAGAGA GATTGTGACAGACATACCTGGGTGCAGCAACGTTGCTCGAG GTAAGGAGGTATTGGGATATGTTGGGCCACGTCCACCAGTTGGGATACACCGGTACATACTGGTGTTGTTCCGACAAACCGCGCCGATGCAGGAAATTTTTCAGGCACCAGTAGCAAGAGCTCATTTCTGTACTCGGATGTTTGCACACCAGCTTGATCTTGGCGTTCCAGTTGCAACGGTTTATTTCAATGCTCACAAGGAACCAGCAAATCGAAAGCGCTAA
- the LOC107012887 gene encoding exonuclease 1 isoform X2: MELCLNSEGDKKLQYLNYFMHRINMLRHYKITPVVVFDGGNLPCKSATEDERHKRRKTNRDQATLKLKEGNVAGAVELFQRAVSVTPSMAHHLIQILKSENIEFVVAPYEADAQLAYLSNLKEEKNGIVAVISEDSDLLAYGCPAVFFKMDAHGNGQEVVLDHVFSCDTRVPSFRHFNKDLFTGMCVLAGCDFLPSVPGIGITRAYNLVSKYRNLDRVLSMLKFEKGDQMPEDYTKSFREAVAVFHHARIYDVSLKRMKHLKPIPEELLQFLDEELDFLGPEILPSLAMSIAQGNIDPCTMEAFDVFPSKVNHVSTANIKKISGPFSRQEAFTQASKDSSVFAISSSKSRKETTVVETTQASGAEQTQCPFMDESECLEEAVALQNMICPSISTRKMVAEAKKSHRKEVLKVPDNNPFRKRKVEEFEPDEMDSVTELVSAVTDVESLEVICTIPESQQSVESKPVKRIELKRVTKEKKVKRSNSQSSENKKNTILNFFSRV; encoded by the exons ATGGAGCTTTGCCTTAATTCGGAGGGTGATAAGAAATTGCAGTACTTGAATTACTTCATGCATCGAATCAATATGCTTCGACATTATAAGATCACTCCTGTAGTTGTTTTTGATGGTGGCAACTTACCCTGCAAGAGTGCTACTGAAGACGAGAGACACAA GAGAAGGAAAACAAATAGAGATCAGGCAACGTTGAAGCTAAAGGAAGGCAATGTTGCTGGCGCCGTTGAGCTCTTCCAG AGGGCTGTGAGTGTCACTCCTTCAATGGCGCATCATCTCATACAG ATTCTGAAGTCAGAGAATATAGAATTCGTTGTCGCACCATATGAAGCGGATGCACAATTAGCCTACTTGTCTAACctcaaagaagaaaagaatggaATTGTGGCAGTGATTTCTGAAGATAGTGACTTACTAGCATATGGCTGTCCCGCT GTTTTCTTTAAGATGGATGCCCATGGAAATGGTCAAGAAGTGGTACTAGACCATGTTTTCAGTTGTGATACTCGTGTTCCTTCCTTCAGACATTTCAACAAAGATTTATTTACAG GCATGTGTGTATTAGCTGGCTGTGATTTTCTTCCTTCAGTCCCTGGTATAGGAATTACTAGAGCTTATAATCTGGTCTCCAAATATCGCAACTTAGATCGA GTTCTTTCCATGTTAAAGTTTGAGAAAGGAGATCAAATGCCCGAAGATTACACAAAATCATTTCGAGAAGCAGTTGCAGTTTTCCATCATGCTAGAAT ATATGATGTTAGTTTGAAGCGGATGAAGCACTTGAAACCCATCCCAGAAGAGCTGTTGCAGTTTTTAGACGAAGAACTTGACTTCTTAGGACC AGAAATTCTTCCGTCATTGGCAATGTCAATTGCTCAAGGTAACATAGATCCTTGTACAATGGAGGCCTTCGATGTCTTTCCCAGTAAAGTAAATCATGTGTCTACTGCAAACATCAAGAAAATTTCTGGTCCCTTCTCTCGACAAGAGGCATTTACTCAAGCTTCAAAAGACAGCAGCGTTTTTGCTATTTCTTCAAGTAAATCCAGAAAAGAAACAACAG TGGTGGAGACAACACAAGCCTCTGGTGCTGAACAGACGCAGTGTCCGTTTATGGATGAAAGTGAATGCTTGGAGGAAGCAGTAGCTCTTCAAAACATGATATGCCCTTCAATATCAACTCGGAAGATGGTGGCAGAAGCGAAAAAGAGTCATCGAAAAGAAGTGCTGAAAGTTCCAGATAATAatccttttaggaaaagaaaaGTGGAGGAATTTGAGCCAGATGAGATGGATAGTGTTACTGAACTAGTCTCAGCCGTTACTGATGTTGAAAGCCTGGAAGTTATATGCACAATTCCAGAATCACAACAGAGTGTGGAATCTAAGCCAGTTAAAAGGATTGAGTTAAAAAGAGTTACCaaagaaaagaaggttaagaggAGTAATAGCCAAAGTtcagaaaataagaaaaacactATACTAAATTTCTTTTCTCGagtgtaa
- the LOC107015279 gene encoding protein MOTHER of FT and TFL1 isoform X1 codes for MGGKVDPLVVGRVIGDVVDMFVPSVTMSVHYANKHVTNGCDIKPSIATEPPKITIGGQPDEFYTLVMTDPDAPSPSEPTMREWVHWIVTDIPGCSNVARGKEVLGYVGPRPPVGIHRYILVLFRQTAPMQEIFQAPVARAHFCTRMFAHQLDLGVPVATVYFNAHKEPANRKR; via the exons atggGTGGAAAAGTTGATCCTCTTGTGGTTGGAAGAGTGATTGGTGATGTAGTTGACATGTTTGTGCCTAGTGTAACTATGTCTGTCCATTATGCTAACAAACATGTCACTAATGGTTGTGATATCAAACCATCTATTGCTACTGAACCTCCTAAAATCACCATTGGTGGACAACCTGATGAATTTTACACTCTG GTTATGACGGACCCTGATGCTCCAAGTCCAAGTGAACCAACTATGAGAGAGTGGGTGCATTG GATTGTGACAGACATACCTGGGTGCAGCAACGTTGCTCGAG GTAAGGAGGTATTGGGATATGTTGGGCCACGTCCACCAGTTGGGATACACCGGTACATACTGGTGTTGTTCCGACAAACCGCGCCGATGCAGGAAATTTTTCAGGCACCAGTAGCAAGAGCTCATTTCTGTACTCGGATGTTTGCACACCAGCTTGATCTTGGCGTTCCAGTTGCAACGGTTTATTTCAATGCTCACAAGGAACCAGCAAATCGAAAGCGCTAA